One Pyrus communis chromosome 4, drPyrComm1.1, whole genome shotgun sequence genomic region harbors:
- the LOC137731577 gene encoding regulator of G-protein signaling 1-like, with protein MASCAVEGGCACDYLAVAISAVCFILLLSRAILPFAVHKIPLPKRSSFWIPVIQIYASFNLLLSLVMSLNFLKFEKTYWWQSCYLWAVWIGAPLGFGLLLSCRISQAFQLYYIFVKRCLPPIRSYIFLPLILLPWIAWAALIHIKEPLNHRCHMGAQWIIPDMSLHALYVAILVGFTGAIRHIEFRFDELRDLWQGILVSASSIGVWVVAYILNEIHDDISGLQVASRFVLLVTASILVLALFSISSSQPLLSQISLRKREPLSFETMGKALGIPNSGMLLPREPAPVVDPNEPLDKLLMNKIFRQSFMEFANSCLAGESVHFYEEVHELGKIPADDPVRRIYMARHIIDKYIIAGAAMEVNISHRSRQAILTTSNLAQPNLFNDALNELIQLMKTNLAKDFWSSIYSMKFKEEASMRSHELEQMTSWNPSPTPRLSSVRGVDDPFHQEQES; from the exons atgGCAAGCTGCGCAGTGGAAGGTGGCTGTGCCTGCGACTACTTAGCCGTCGCCATATCCGCCGTCTGTTTCATTCT GCTTCTTTCACGGGCAATCTTACCCTTTGCCGTTCACAAAATTCCTCTTCCGAAACGCAGTAGCTTTTGGATTCCAGTGATTCAAATTTACGCCAGCTTCAACCTTTTGTTGTCGCTTGTG ATGTCTCTCAATTTTCTGAAATTCGAGAAGACATATTGGTGGCAGTCTTGCTATCTTTGGGCAG tctGGATTGGAGCTCCTCTTGGCTTTGGTTTACTACTTAGCTGCCGCATATCACAGGCCTTTCAACTGTATTACATTTTTGTAAA GAGGTGTCTACCACCAATCAGatcttatatttttcttccaCTAATTCTCTTGCCATGGATTGCTTGGGCTGCTT TGATCCACATCAAAGAGCCTCTAAATCATCGATGTCACATGGGAGCTCAGTGGATCATCCCAGACATGTCCCTCCACGCACTATATGTTGCCATTTTGGTAGGATTCACAGGGGCTATTCGGCATATAGAGTTCAGGTTTGACGAACTTAGAGACCTCTGGCAGGGAATACTTGTCTCAGCCTCTTCAATTG GAGTATGGGTTGTTGCTTACATTTTGAATGAAATTCATGATGATATCTCGGGGCTTCAAGTTGCCTCTAGATTTGTGCTCTTAGTTACG GCAAGCATTCTTGTGTTAGCTTTATTTTCGATATCAAGTTCACAACCTCTTCTATCACAAATCAGCTTGAGGAAAAGGGAGCCCCTATCATTTGAGACAATGGGTAAGGCTCTGGGCATACCTAACAGTGGAATGCTATTGCCAAGGGAACCAGCACCTGTGGTGGATCCTAATGAACCACTTGATAAACTTCTTATGAACAAAATATTCCGTCAGTCCTTCATGGAATTTGCAAACAG TTGTTTGGCAGGGGAGAGTGTCCATTTTTATGAGGAAGTGCATGAACTTGGTAAAATACCAGCGGATGATCCTGTAAGAAGGATTTACATGGCACGGCATATCATTGACAAATACATAATTGCAG GTGCAGCAATGGAGGTGAACATTTCTCACCGAAGCAGACAAGCAATTTTGACTACTTCCAATCTGGCACAACCAAATCTTTTTAACGATGCTTTAAATGAGCTGATACAGCTGATGAAAACG AACTTGGCAAAAGATTTCTGGTCATCTATATACTCCATGAAGTTCAAAGAAGAAGCCAGTATGAGATCTCATGAGCTGGAACAGATGACAAGTTGGAACCCCTCTCCCACGCCTAGGTTGAGTTCTGTACGTGGCGTTGATGATCCATTTCACCAAGAACAAGAATCATGA
- the LOC137730784 gene encoding protein NOI4-like, producing the protein MAAYEKGRASVGGGGPLPKFGEWDVNDPASAEGFTVIFNKARDDRKSGGTPLINVAAAPEKYASRKKSDKYNNHPKKNKWLICCGS; encoded by the exons ATGGCAGcg TATGAGAAGGGAAGGGCGTCAGTAGGGGGAGGGGGACCTCTACCAAAATTTGGGGAGTGGGACGTGAACGATCCGGCATCGGCTGAAGGATTTACAGTCATATTCAACAAGGCCAGAGACGACAGAAAGTCTGGTGGAACTCCATTGATTAATGTTGCAGCAGCACCAGAAAAATATGCTTCCCGTAAAAAAAGTGACAAATATAATAATCACCCCAAAAAg AACAAGTGGCTTATTTGCTGCGGTTCTTAG
- the LOC137730586 gene encoding very-long-chain 3-oxoacyl-CoA reductase-like protein At1g24470, with protein MVPPCIHDLTTQPLWLLLPSTLGFFILLKHITSLAKWVFILLLRAPKNLKNYGSWALVTGAADGIGKAFAFQLAQKGLNLVLVSRNSTKLKSVSDKIHANSPSTLIKTIAFDFSGSGLDGLDEQLEKEIRGLDIGVLINNVGVTYPSAGFFHEVGEEVWMNVVKVNVEGTSRVSMAVVRGMVERKRGAIVNIGSGAGIAVPSHPLFTIYAATKSFVDQLSRSLHVEYKRYGIDVQSQVPLYVATKLASRVASIERPSLFIPTPDAYAKAAIQRIGYEPRCSPFWAHSVQWFFSRLAPDSLLDAWRLSIGLKRRGKKLHEELI; from the exons atgGTGCCTCCATGCATTCATGACCTAACGACCCAACCCCTCtggcttctccttccttccACTCTTGGCTTCTTCATCCTCCTCAAGCATATCACCTCTCTGGCCAAATGGGTCTTCATCCTCCTCCTCAGAGCCCCCAAAAACCTGAAAAATTACGGCTCGTGGGCGTTGGTCACCGGTGCAGCCGACGGCATAGGAAAAGCATTTGCCTTCCAACTTGCCCAAAAAGGCCTAAACCTAGTCCTAGTCAGCCGGAACTCCACCAAGCTCAAATCAGTCTCCGATAAAATCCATGCAAACTCTCCCTCTACCCTAATAAAAACCATTGCATTCGACTTCTCAGGCAGCGGCTTGGACGGGTTGGACGAGCAGCTGGAGAAGGAGATCAGGGGTTTGGACATCGGCGTTTTGATCAACAACGTCGGGGTTACATACCCGAGTGCCGGATTCTTTCACGAGGTTGGTGAGGAAGTGTGGATGAATGTTGTGAAGGTGAATGTGGAGGGTACATCTAGAGTGAGCATGGCAGTTGTGCGAGGGATGGTTGAAAGGAAGAGAGGTGCAATAGTTAATATTGGTTCTGGGGCTGGCATTGCCGTGCCTTCTCATCCTCTCTTCACGATCTACGCTGCTACAAAATC TTTTGTGGATCAACTGTCTAGATCCCTCCACGTGGAATACAAGAGGTACGGAATTGATGTGCAAAGTCAGGTACCATTATACGTAGCAACAAAACTGGCGTCGAGGGTTGCTTCGATCGAGAGGCCCTCCCTCTTCATACCAACCCCAGATGCTTATGCAAAGGCAGCCATTCAGCGGATTGGCTACGAACCTCGCTGCTCACCGTTCTGGGCTCACTCAGTCCAGTGGTTCTTCTCGCGCTTGGCCCCCGACTCTCTTCTCGATGCTTGGCGCCTCTCTATTGGTTTAAAAAGAAGGGGGAAGAAACTCCATGAAGAACTAATATAA